A stretch of the Desulfobacter sp. genome encodes the following:
- the ybgF gene encoding tol-pal system protein YbgF, whose amino-acid sequence MKKSFLFYYCLFGLAVLVSGCVAPDQYQILENRIAAIERANNRQASLQKGKTVDLEKLAANLDQSSKSTRENYAEVKYDVQQLKEQFYRVQGQIEELQHHFGTNDQTRQESLEKRLERLDNAISRNFEKVIALEKYMGFEPSDTLKTEDQQKKLSLVPGDSEQGLYDFAKKKFDQGEREESRIQFENFINKYPDSQKADNARFWIADSYYAEKWYEKAILEYQKVLEIYPDSNKTAAARLKQGYAFAALGEAANARLILKELIKRHPKSKEAQYAREKLKGLN is encoded by the coding sequence ATGAAAAAATCTTTCCTTTTTTATTATTGTCTTTTTGGTTTGGCTGTATTGGTATCAGGCTGTGTGGCACCGGATCAATACCAGATACTGGAAAACAGGATTGCTGCCATAGAAAGGGCGAACAATCGTCAGGCATCTTTGCAAAAGGGGAAAACCGTTGATCTTGAAAAGTTAGCGGCAAATTTGGACCAGTCGTCTAAAAGCACAAGGGAAAATTATGCTGAAGTCAAATATGATGTTCAGCAGCTCAAAGAGCAGTTTTACCGGGTGCAAGGACAGATTGAAGAGCTCCAGCATCATTTTGGGACCAACGATCAAACCCGGCAGGAAAGTCTTGAAAAAAGGCTGGAACGCCTGGATAATGCCATTTCAAGAAATTTTGAAAAAGTCATTGCCCTGGAAAAATATATGGGGTTCGAACCATCTGACACCCTTAAGACCGAGGATCAGCAAAAAAAGTTGAGTCTTGTGCCTGGAGATTCAGAACAGGGCCTGTATGATTTTGCCAAAAAAAAGTTTGATCAGGGGGAGAGAGAAGAGTCCAGGATCCAGTTTGAAAATTTTATCAACAAGTATCCTGATTCTCAAAAAGCGGATAATGCAAGGTTTTGGATTGCCGATTCATACTATGCTGAAAAATGGTATGAAAAAGCAATTCTGGAATATCAGAAGGTGCTGGAAATCTACCCTGATTCCAATAAAACAGCTGCGGCCAGGTTAAAGCAGGGATATGCCTTTGCCGCTCTGGGGGAAGCTGCCAATGCCCGACTGATTTTAAAAGAGTTGATCAAACGCCACCCCAAGTCCAAAGAAGCCCAGTATGCCCGTGAAAAACTTAAGGGGCTGAATTGA
- a CDS encoding crossover junction endodeoxyribonuclease RuvC, protein MMKIVGIDPGLAGTGIGVIQGTSREITGYSFGSISTDAKDSAPARLHHIYSKVKDFLADQRPDLVVVEDIYSLEKYPGSGIMLGKVSGVLLLAAFKAGARIQEVSVREVKKIVSGNGSADKYQVERSVRHLLNHDGPIRPFHASDALGLALTGMYRYGK, encoded by the coding sequence ATGATGAAAATTGTTGGTATTGATCCCGGACTTGCGGGTACGGGTATCGGGGTTATTCAGGGGACCAGCCGTGAAATCACCGGGTATTCCTTTGGCAGTATATCCACCGATGCCAAAGATTCTGCGCCTGCCAGGCTTCACCACATTTACTCAAAAGTTAAAGATTTTTTAGCAGACCAAAGACCCGACCTGGTGGTGGTTGAGGATATCTACTCCCTTGAAAAATACCCCGGATCAGGTATTATGTTGGGAAAAGTGTCAGGGGTTTTGCTCCTTGCTGCCTTTAAGGCGGGTGCCCGGATCCAGGAAGTCTCGGTCAGGGAGGTTAAGAAAATTGTTTCCGGTAACGGAAGTGCAGATAAATACCAGGTGGAGCGGTCTGTGCGTCACCTGTTGAACCATGACGGGCCCATACGGCCCTTTCATGCATCAGATGCCCTGGGCCTGGCATTAACCGGCATGTATAGGTATGGAAAATAA
- a CDS encoding Holliday junction DNA helicase RuvA, with translation MIGYLEGRILRRESESILLLAGHIGYEVLLDPITLVRAVSLESEQDTLGLYIYYHVTERQPKPVLIGFLAPEDKEFFQLFITVAAIGPMKAVKALTKPVGVVARAIEDKDTAFLSQLSGIGKRTADKIIATLHGKVAHFAETSAAKPDETAAEIPREKEDISQQVGDVLVEQLGHSTASARRMIKEALERNPAIKTPEDLFDEIYQEN, from the coding sequence ATGATCGGATATCTTGAAGGGCGTATACTTCGCCGGGAATCAGAGAGCATTCTTCTGTTGGCCGGTCATATCGGTTATGAGGTCCTGCTGGACCCCATAACTCTGGTAAGGGCGGTTTCCCTTGAATCAGAGCAGGATACGCTGGGATTGTATATTTATTACCATGTGACGGAAAGACAGCCCAAGCCTGTGCTGATTGGTTTTCTGGCTCCGGAAGACAAGGAGTTTTTCCAATTGTTTATCACGGTGGCGGCCATAGGCCCCATGAAGGCGGTCAAGGCATTGACAAAACCTGTGGGGGTGGTGGCAAGGGCCATTGAAGACAAGGATACGGCGTTTTTATCCCAATTGTCCGGAATCGGTAAGCGGACGGCTGATAAAATTATCGCCACCCTCCATGGAAAGGTGGCCCACTTTGCAGAGACTTCAGCTGCCAAGCCAGATGAAACAGCCGCTGAAATTCCTCGGGAAAAAGAGGATATTTCACAGCAGGTGGGCGATGTTTTGGTGGAACAATTGGGGCATTCCACCGCTTCTGCCCGGCGGATGATCAAAGAGGCATTGGAGCGCAACCCCGCCATTAAGACCCCTGAGGATTTATTTGATGAAATTTATCAGGAGAATTAG
- the ruvB gene encoding Holliday junction branch migration DNA helicase RuvB produces the protein MGSDILSFSSDKKGVVSEKPKSEDYSPEIVSLRPRMFQDYVGQKAAVESLKIAIQAAKIRQEPLDHILLHGPPGLGKTTVSHIIANEMEKELTVTSGPTLEKGGDLVGILTHLKEGDILFVDEIHRIPKVVEEFLYPAMEDFAVDFVFDKGIHARSHRYRLKQFVLIGATTRVGLLSAPLRDRFGIFRTLDFYSNEELMVIIKRSARILNTHILDEGAMELAKRSRGTPRVANRLLKRVRDYSQVKYQGRVTLRGVKEALDLEGIDALGLTRLDRSYLKTIVQFYGGGPVGIEAIAATLQEETDTLVDVVEPYLLKIGLVLRTSSGRKASEKAYQHLKLDCKKVDE, from the coding sequence ATGGGCTCGGATATACTTTCCTTTTCCTCTGATAAAAAAGGGGTGGTTTCAGAAAAACCTAAATCTGAAGATTATTCTCCTGAGATTGTCTCTTTGCGGCCTCGCATGTTCCAGGATTATGTGGGTCAGAAGGCTGCTGTTGAAAGCCTTAAAATTGCCATTCAGGCGGCAAAGATCAGGCAAGAACCCCTGGATCATATCCTTTTGCACGGTCCGCCAGGGCTTGGGAAAACAACGGTCTCCCATATTATTGCCAACGAGATGGAAAAAGAGCTTACCGTAACGTCAGGCCCCACCCTTGAAAAGGGCGGGGACCTTGTGGGGATACTCACCCATCTAAAGGAGGGGGATATCCTTTTTGTGGATGAAATCCACAGGATACCCAAGGTGGTTGAGGAGTTTTTATATCCGGCCATGGAGGATTTTGCCGTTGATTTCGTATTTGACAAAGGCATTCATGCCCGAAGTCATCGATATAGGTTAAAGCAATTCGTGCTTATCGGCGCAACCACCCGGGTGGGATTGCTCTCGGCACCTCTCAGGGACCGGTTTGGCATATTTCGCACCCTTGATTTTTATTCAAATGAAGAACTCATGGTGATCATCAAGCGGTCTGCCCGCATATTAAATACCCATATTCTGGATGAAGGTGCCATGGAGCTTGCCAAAAGATCCAGAGGCACTCCCCGGGTGGCCAACAGGCTGCTCAAACGGGTCCGGGATTATTCCCAGGTAAAGTATCAGGGCCGGGTCACCCTTCGGGGGGTTAAAGAGGCCCTGGATCTTGAAGGGATTGATGCGCTCGGGCTGACCCGCCTTGACAGAAGTTATTTAAAAACCATAGTCCAGTTTTATGGGGGCGGGCCTGTCGGCATTGAAGCCATTGCCGCAACCCTTCAGGAAGAGACCGACACCCTGGTGGATGTGGTGGAACCCTATTTGTTGAAAATCGGCCTGGTGTTAAGAACCTCCAGCGGCAGAAAAGCATCTGAAAAGGCATATCAGCATTTGAAACTTGATTGTAAAAAGGTAGACGAGTAA
- a CDS encoding L,D-transpeptidase family protein translates to MKLLQYIAMFITVCQFVFPGAALAGEASLPAALILMPQNENAIIVEKKPQTLYVYSGHQDRIDMAFKVDCSTGEVAGPKTKAGDKKIPEGIYFLKDEFEDRYLTPVYGKKAFPSDYPNLLDLRQGKQGSAIWIHGTDKTLKLMDSNGCIALENENIMALSEYIHLDATPLIIVEQINHLPLARLGEQKKRILALIQAWTQALETGSYHQYLAFYDSGYLPDISWWESWLQARNNAKSLNQVFKIQLENTGIYT, encoded by the coding sequence ATGAAATTATTGCAATATATCGCTATGTTTATCACGGTATGTCAATTTGTTTTTCCAGGGGCAGCCCTGGCCGGCGAGGCAAGCTTGCCAGCCGCACTGATTTTAATGCCCCAGAATGAAAATGCCATTATCGTGGAAAAAAAGCCCCAGACCCTTTATGTGTACTCAGGGCATCAGGACCGAATTGATATGGCGTTTAAGGTGGACTGTTCTACAGGAGAGGTGGCAGGACCGAAAACAAAGGCCGGAGACAAAAAAATACCCGAAGGCATTTATTTTCTCAAGGATGAGTTCGAAGATCGTTATCTGACCCCGGTATATGGGAAAAAGGCCTTTCCTTCTGATTATCCCAATCTTTTGGATCTGCGCCAGGGAAAACAAGGATCTGCCATTTGGATTCACGGTACGGATAAAACTTTAAAACTCATGGATTCCAACGGATGTATTGCCCTTGAAAATGAAAACATTATGGCCCTGTCCGAATATATTCATCTGGATGCCACCCCCCTGATTATTGTTGAACAGATTAACCATCTTCCCCTGGCCCGCCTTGGAGAACAAAAAAAACGTATCCTTGCCCTGATTCAAGCCTGGACCCAGGCCTTGGAAACAGGCAGTTACCACCAATATCTTGCCTTTTATGATTCAGGTTATCTTCCGGACATCTCCTGGTGGGAATCCTGGCTTCAAGCCCGGAACAATGCCAAATCCTTAAATCAGGTATTTAAAATTCAGCTGGAAAATACAGGGATATACACCTAG
- a CDS encoding nuclear transport factor 2 family protein, protein MVVLGDMVVSVGSEKRYLGRRQLFIKAGAERIVGDLFQKKAKPYGMGEPPLVAAARELVRDNAADIAVVETVEQWLAAWSAKDMAEYAGFYANDFISDGLGKTAWVRRKKRLARQSDYILVTGKDYKVVQKKDGYEVSFLQNYESSGFSAKGRKELRLVKKGGVWKIFRENWKGK, encoded by the coding sequence GTGGTTGTGCTTGGGGATATGGTGGTTTCTGTGGGCAGTGAAAAACGGTATCTTGGCAGGCGGCAGTTGTTCATCAAGGCCGGGGCCGAACGGATTGTCGGAGATCTGTTTCAAAAAAAGGCAAAACCGTATGGGATGGGAGAACCTCCCCTGGTGGCTGCGGCCCGGGAGTTGGTCCGGGATAATGCTGCGGATATTGCCGTTGTTGAGACCGTCGAGCAATGGCTGGCGGCCTGGTCTGCAAAGGATATGGCTGAATATGCGGGATTTTATGCCAATGATTTTATTTCTGACGGTTTGGGAAAGACCGCCTGGGTCAGGCGTAAAAAAAGGCTTGCCAGGCAATCTGATTATATTTTGGTGACAGGTAAAGATTATAAGGTGGTACAAAAAAAAGATGGTTATGAGGTCAGTTTTCTTCAAAACTATGAGTCCAGCGGGTTTTCGGCCAAGGGAAGAAAAGAGTTGAGGCTTGTTAAAAAAGGTGGCGTATGGAAGATATTTCGAGAGAATTGGAAAGGGAAATAG
- a CDS encoding succinylglutamate desuccinylase/aspartoacylase family protein has translation MRSGYKIVHILIGVMLFFGGISGVKQGFAGQKTHTVFFEGEQNELHVYRIFGSSPGKTLLIIGGIQGDEPGGFIAADFYVDMSIEQGNLIVVPRANFPSILKKERQINQDMNRKFMDDAIGNYEAKVVNVLKKLICESDCFLNLHEGSGFYSETWESADRNPKKFGQSVIADEAFLEKGGTSSAVDLEKMALEVVDKINASMKDESHYFHFNNYKTSHPDSLHKEQRRSATYYALNVCKIPAFGVESAKSLPLEQKVRQHILAVDGFMFLLGIVPKTPGGDLKKPQMQYMIISVNDSIPVVVGKMQRLKIRRGDVIQVHDIVANYERGLSVDVIGLGNEFNDMKKKLKIFEPTRIEAKKDFYACGSVFLDIETQRETGRLGPLSLSNSQKADQIQFKVKVNGATQIVDNFSRINLKYGDKMVIVDIITGDVDPSEYIVNFKGFVGNNSHNTGEDRGYVIDTGAGVLMPKYSIEKKGMRYQIITTLKGKKVGKIFIDIQ, from the coding sequence ATGCGCTCTGGGTATAAAATAGTGCATATCCTGATCGGGGTGATGCTCTTTTTTGGGGGGATATCCGGAGTAAAACAGGGCTTTGCAGGGCAGAAAACCCATACGGTGTTTTTTGAAGGGGAGCAAAACGAACTGCACGTTTATCGGATTTTTGGATCCAGCCCCGGGAAAACCCTGTTGATTATCGGGGGAATCCAGGGTGACGAACCCGGCGGGTTTATTGCTGCAGATTTTTATGTGGACATGTCCATTGAACAGGGCAATCTCATTGTGGTGCCCCGGGCAAATTTTCCGTCTATTTTGAAAAAAGAAAGACAGATCAACCAGGATATGAACCGTAAATTCATGGATGACGCCATTGGCAATTATGAGGCAAAAGTGGTGAATGTCTTAAAAAAGCTGATCTGTGAAAGCGATTGCTTTTTAAACCTCCATGAAGGCTCTGGTTTTTATTCTGAAACCTGGGAAAGTGCTGACAGGAATCCTAAAAAATTCGGACAGTCCGTTATTGCGGACGAGGCCTTTCTTGAAAAAGGCGGGACATCCAGTGCTGTAGACTTGGAGAAGATGGCCCTGGAGGTGGTGGATAAAATCAACGCATCCATGAAAGATGAGTCCCATTATTTTCATTTTAACAACTATAAAACCAGTCACCCGGATTCCCTTCATAAGGAGCAGCGAAGATCTGCCACCTACTACGCCTTGAATGTCTGTAAAATACCTGCCTTTGGTGTTGAGTCGGCTAAATCCCTGCCCCTTGAACAAAAGGTACGCCAGCATATTCTTGCGGTTGACGGTTTCATGTTCCTTCTGGGTATTGTTCCCAAAACACCGGGGGGTGATTTAAAAAAACCACAGATGCAATATATGATCATTTCTGTGAATGATTCAATCCCTGTGGTGGTTGGAAAAATGCAGCGTTTGAAGATCAGACGAGGAGATGTGATCCAGGTCCATGATATTGTGGCCAATTATGAGAGAGGGCTGAGCGTGGATGTGATCGGGCTTGGAAATGAATTCAACGATATGAAAAAAAAGCTTAAGATTTTCGAGCCGACCCGGATAGAGGCCAAAAAGGATTTTTATGCCTGCGGCAGTGTTTTTTTGGATATTGAAACACAGCGGGAAACAGGTCGTCTTGGGCCCTTGTCCTTGAGCAATTCACAAAAGGCGGACCAGATCCAATTTAAGGTCAAGGTGAACGGTGCCACTCAAATCGTTGATAATTTCAGCCGTATCAATTTGAAATACGGGGATAAAATGGTCATTGTTGACATTATCACAGGGGATGTGGACCCTTCGGAATATATCGTTAATTTTAAGGGCTTTGTGGGAAATAACAGCCATAATACAGGAGAGGACAGGGGCTATGTCATTGATACCGGAGCCGGTGTCCTCATGCCCAAGTATTCCATTGAAAAAAAAGGGATGCGTTACCAAATCATTACAACGCTCAAGGGCAAAAAAGTCGGGAAAATATTTATTGATATTCAGTAG
- a CDS encoding polymer-forming cytoskeletal protein, translating into MGKKDRKNLSIIDKELKIDGSISSTGKLIIKGQVTGTIAGDVVIIAEDGLVNSSATKVSSLTIGGSFQGEVFASKELIILSTGICAGKVVCQDLIVENGGVLNADVSCKTSSKMSGAKKDKKFFTPTPKIQANDEKQIEL; encoded by the coding sequence GTGGGGAAAAAAGACAGGAAAAATTTAAGCATAATTGATAAGGAATTAAAGATTGACGGCTCCATATCCAGTACAGGAAAACTGATCATTAAAGGGCAGGTAACAGGGACCATTGCCGGTGACGTCGTGATTATTGCAGAAGACGGGCTTGTGAATTCAAGTGCAACAAAGGTTTCCAGCCTTACCATTGGCGGTAGTTTTCAAGGCGAGGTCTTTGCATCCAAAGAGCTGATCATTTTATCCACAGGGATCTGTGCCGGTAAGGTGGTGTGCCAGGATTTGATCGTTGAAAACGGGGGCGTGCTGAATGCAGATGTGTCTTGCAAAACCTCTTCCAAGATGTCCGGGGCTAAAAAAGATAAAAAGTTCTTTACCCCGACTCCGAAAATACAGGCAAATGATGAAAAACAGATTGAATTGTAA
- the rplM gene encoding 50S ribosomal protein L13, with the protein MKKYTYSAKRSDNQENWCVIDAKDQVLGRLASQIAYRIRGKHNPLFTPHVDMGDWVVVVNADKVRLTGNKLDQKTYYRHSGYIGGIRSLTAKEMFEKKPEDVLRKAVRGMLPKNRLGRKLGKKLFVYAGDQHPHAAQKPEVVEI; encoded by the coding sequence TTGAAAAAGTATACATACAGTGCTAAACGATCGGATAATCAGGAAAATTGGTGCGTGATTGACGCAAAAGACCAGGTGCTTGGCCGGCTTGCATCCCAGATAGCATACAGGATTCGCGGCAAGCATAATCCTTTGTTTACCCCCCATGTTGATATGGGTGACTGGGTGGTCGTGGTGAATGCGGACAAGGTCCGTCTGACCGGGAATAAACTGGATCAGAAAACCTATTACCGCCATTCCGGTTACATTGGTGGGATCAGGTCTTTGACTGCCAAAGAAATGTTTGAGAAAAAACCTGAGGATGTCCTGCGCAAAGCGGTTCGGGGAATGCTCCCTAAAAACCGTTTGGGACGGAAACTGGGTAAGAAATTATTTGTCTATGCAGGCGACCAGCATCCCCATGCTGCTCAAAAGCCTGAAGTTGTTGAAATTTAA
- the rpsI gene encoding 30S ribosomal protein S9 — translation MESGNVFYATGKRKDSVAKVWLLPGTGKIVVNNREMEDYFDISVNQNLLVSPLVLTDKSDTFDIRVTVMGGGQSGQAGAVRQGVSKALVLVDPELRGVLKTAGFLTRDARKKERKKYGKKGARASFQFSKR, via the coding sequence ATGGAAAGTGGAAACGTTTTTTACGCAACAGGTAAACGGAAAGATTCTGTCGCCAAAGTATGGCTTTTGCCTGGTACAGGAAAAATTGTTGTAAACAATAGAGAGATGGAAGATTATTTTGACATCTCCGTAAACCAGAACCTGTTGGTCTCTCCTCTGGTGCTCACCGATAAAAGTGATACCTTTGATATTCGGGTCACGGTTATGGGCGGCGGACAGAGTGGTCAGGCTGGCGCAGTTCGTCAGGGCGTTTCCAAGGCGCTTGTTCTGGTAGATCCCGAGTTGAGAGGTGTTTTGAAAACCGCCGGGTTCCTGACCAGAGATGCCAGGAAAAAAGAACGTAAGAAATACGGTAAAAAAGGCGCAAGAGCCAGTTTCCAGTTCTCAAAGAGATAG
- a CDS encoding exodeoxyribonuclease I has translation MKSFLFYDIETSGLNPAFDQVLTFACIRTDLSLTELSREVITVQLRPDIVPSPGAFLTHGLTPEELETGIVEYQAALKIHKLFNTPESISIGYNSLGFDDEFLRFLFYRNLLDPYSHQFAHGCSRMDMLPVAAVYYLFCSQALSWPVLEGGKPSLKLEHLSRENKFVVSGKAHEAMADVEALLSLSRKFAAQKEIWEYVLGFFDKRKDVKRIAGLKNAVYVENNRFELGLMVSVSFGAKMNYIAPVIHIGGSIPYKNQTLWIRLDQEGLLDGTDEDHGIYDLFVIRKRPGDQVFVLPCLDRFMEKLTPGARSASKKNLSLIKGDSELFIKTASYHKSFRYPEIPDIDPDAGLYEKGFFSPGEKQEIARFHQSDEKNRKKVCGTFKSARGTTLAQRILARNFNHTLSPPHEFSSHMARLSGEGDHQVKGYKNDVKFTCAHGLAEIEQIEAKEGLDPASQKMLAWLKRHIVELSASFAEPF, from the coding sequence ATGAAGTCTTTTCTTTTCTACGATATTGAGACTTCCGGGCTCAACCCTGCATTTGATCAGGTTTTGACCTTTGCCTGCATCCGAACCGACCTTTCTTTGACAGAGTTGTCCCGTGAGGTCATTACGGTTCAGCTTCGACCTGATATTGTCCCGTCTCCCGGGGCGTTTCTTACCCACGGCCTGACCCCGGAAGAACTTGAAACCGGCATTGTGGAATACCAGGCAGCCTTGAAAATCCATAAATTGTTCAACACCCCGGAAAGTATCTCCATTGGATATAACTCCCTCGGGTTTGATGATGAGTTTTTGCGGTTTTTATTTTATCGTAACCTTCTGGACCCATATTCACATCAGTTCGCCCATGGCTGTTCAAGAATGGATATGCTCCCGGTCGCAGCTGTTTATTATCTTTTCTGCAGCCAGGCCCTGTCCTGGCCCGTTTTAGAAGGGGGAAAGCCCAGTCTGAAGCTGGAGCATTTATCCCGGGAAAACAAGTTCGTGGTTTCGGGCAAAGCCCATGAGGCCATGGCCGATGTCGAGGCTCTGCTGAGTTTGTCCAGAAAATTTGCAGCACAAAAAGAGATTTGGGAATATGTACTTGGTTTTTTTGACAAAAGAAAAGATGTAAAGCGAATAGCAGGCCTGAAAAATGCGGTTTATGTTGAGAATAATCGATTTGAGCTCGGGTTGATGGTCTCGGTATCTTTTGGTGCGAAAATGAATTATATCGCACCTGTCATTCATATCGGCGGTTCTATTCCCTATAAGAACCAAACCCTTTGGATCCGGCTTGATCAAGAGGGCCTGCTGGATGGGACAGATGAGGATCATGGGATTTACGATCTTTTTGTGATCCGCAAACGGCCCGGGGACCAGGTCTTTGTTTTGCCTTGTCTGGATCGTTTTATGGAAAAGCTTACCCCTGGTGCCAGGTCTGCCAGCAAAAAGAATTTAAGCTTGATCAAGGGTGATTCTGAACTGTTCATAAAAACAGCATCCTATCATAAGTCGTTCAGGTATCCGGAGATTCCGGATATTGATCCAGATGCCGGTTTGTATGAAAAGGGGTTTTTTTCTCCTGGAGAAAAACAGGAAATTGCACGGTTTCATCAGTCGGATGAAAAAAACAGAAAAAAGGTTTGCGGCACCTTTAAAAGTGCCCGGGGCACTACTTTGGCCCAGAGAATTCTGGCCAGGAATTTTAATCACACCCTGTCACCCCCGCACGAATTTTCATCCCATATGGCAAGGCTTTCAGGGGAAGGGGACCATCAGGTTAAAGGCTATAAAAATGATGTTAAATTTACCTGTGCCCATGGATTGGCAGAGATAGAGCAGATAGAGGCTAAAGAAGGGCTTGATCCGGCATCTCAAAAAATGCTTGCCTGGTTAAAGCGCCATATCGTTGAGTTGTCAGCCTCGTTTGCTGAGCCATTTTAG
- a CDS encoding HU family DNA-binding protein, translating to MNKGDLINKVSEVLNSKKEAQAAVDCIIKAVTDALSSNDSVTLVGFGTFKTAERKARKGRNPQTGKEINIPARNVPKFVPGKALKDAVK from the coding sequence ATGAACAAAGGCGATTTAATCAACAAGGTTTCAGAAGTTTTGAACAGCAAGAAAGAGGCTCAGGCTGCAGTTGACTGCATAATCAAAGCGGTAACAGACGCACTTTCCAGCAATGACTCTGTAACACTTGTCGGCTTTGGAACATTTAAAACGGCAGAAAGAAAAGCCAGAAAGGGAAGAAATCCCCAAACAGGAAAAGAAATCAACATTCCAGCTAGAAATGTTCCCAAATTTGTTCCAGGCAAAGCTCTTAAAGATGCAGTAAAATAA
- a CDS encoding chemotaxis protein CheX, with the protein MDVTLVNPFIEGTLHILDTTAFVKVKSEPVFLKRDSVQQGDISGVLAISGDLEGSAAISFTEKSIIGIVSAMFGEDMTEVNDEITDAVGEISNMVAGHVTTKIAEMGKKVKVKFVKVVTGKDQHISHIDSGSQIISIPFRTTKGKVVIEVCYSDER; encoded by the coding sequence ATGGACGTAACACTTGTAAACCCTTTTATTGAAGGTACTTTGCACATTCTTGACACAACCGCATTTGTAAAAGTAAAATCAGAACCCGTTTTTTTAAAGAGAGATTCAGTTCAACAAGGCGATATTTCAGGGGTTTTGGCGATCAGCGGAGACCTTGAAGGGTCGGCCGCGATTTCCTTTACTGAAAAAAGTATTATAGGTATTGTTTCGGCCATGTTTGGCGAAGACATGACCGAGGTCAACGATGAAATCACAGATGCTGTTGGAGAAATCAGCAATATGGTTGCAGGCCATGTAACCACGAAGATTGCTGAGATGGGTAAGAAGGTAAAGGTTAAATTTGTCAAAGTTGTGACCGGAAAGGACCAGCACATTTCTCATATTGACAGCGGAAGCCAGATTATCAGCATACCGTTTCGGACCACCAAGGGGAAAGTCGTGATAGAGGTCTGCTATTCAGATGAACGGTGA
- a CDS encoding prepilin peptidase, with amino-acid sequence MAQYPIFIPVFVFIIGACIGSFLNVVIFRLPAKASIISPGSHCPACKKSIPFYLNIPVVSYLLLRGKCRFCKIPISIRYPAIEALTGIAALMVFQKFGISQVSVFWFIFSSALIVISFIDLDHQIIHDVISIPGIFIFATAAFFLPEMSLISSLSGILTGGGILYGVALAYYLLKGHQGMGGGDIKLLAMIGAATGIKGVLFTLFTGSLLGTFVGVLSIILGKMGRQMRIPFGPFLSAGAFIYLLWGENIIRWYINIIGRT; translated from the coding sequence ATGGCTCAATACCCCATTTTCATCCCCGTTTTTGTTTTTATCATAGGCGCCTGCATCGGCAGTTTTTTAAACGTTGTCATCTTCAGACTTCCGGCCAAGGCCTCTATTATATCCCCGGGCAGTCATTGTCCTGCGTGTAAAAAAAGTATCCCATTTTACCTGAATATTCCCGTAGTAAGCTACCTTTTATTAAGGGGAAAATGCCGATTCTGCAAGATTCCGATTTCAATACGCTATCCCGCCATTGAAGCGTTGACCGGGATTGCTGCCCTAATGGTGTTTCAAAAATTCGGGATCAGCCAAGTCTCTGTATTCTGGTTTATTTTCAGCTCTGCTCTGATTGTTATCTCGTTTATCGATCTTGACCACCAGATTATTCACGACGTCATTTCCATCCCGGGTATTTTCATCTTTGCCACCGCAGCTTTTTTCCTCCCTGAAATGAGCCTGATATCAAGCCTGTCAGGAATATTGACAGGGGGAGGTATTCTCTATGGGGTTGCCCTGGCCTATTATTTATTAAAAGGGCACCAGGGTATGGGCGGCGGAGACATTAAACTATTGGCAATGATCGGCGCTGCAACCGGCATCAAAGGGGTCTTATTCACACTTTTTACAGGATCTTTGCTGGGAACTTTTGTGGGGGTATTGTCCATAATTTTGGGGAAAATGGGCCGGCAAATGAGAATCCCCTTTGGTCCGTTTTTATCTGCCGGTGCATTTATTTACCTGCTATGGGGCGAAAATATAATTCGCTGGTATATCAATATCATAGGAAGGACATGA